In Gammaproteobacteria bacterium, the genomic stretch GCAACCTACCAAAAGACTTTCCTAAAATACGAAATGCCAACAAGCGAAAAAAACTCTTCATACTTGGCCTGCTACCAATTGTCGAACAGGAAAATCTTCGAATCCGCGAGCAGCGTAATTTGATCAAACTTTTTCTCAAAGACGATCACTGGCCACAAGTCGGCGACAGAAAACAATGGCTAAACCATGCAGTTAAACGTTACCGAATAAACACCGCTATTCCAGCAAAAATCAAACAACAGCTACTCCTAAAAGTAGATGAAATTCCAGCACCGCTTGTCATTGCACAAGCAGCCTTAGAAAGCGGCTGGGGCACATCTCGCTTCGCGCTGGAAGGTAATAGCTTGTTTGGCCAATGGACGTTTGCTGAATCAACGGGTTTAGTTCCAGAAGAGCGAGAAGACGGCGAAACTCATCGCGTCAAGGCATTTAACAACATTAGCGAATCTGTGCGTGCGTATATGCAGAATATTAACACCCATCATGCATATAGGGAGCTACGCAATATGCGCCAGAATATGCGTAAACAATTTTCTCCACTGGATTCATACAAACTTGCGTCAGGACTTAATCGCTATTCCCAAATGGGGGACCGTTACGTACGTGAGTTGCGCAGCATCATGAATAGCGATGTTATGATGCGCATCCTTACTCAGGATACTGAGGATTGATCCAAAGATGGCTATACCAGTAATAACGCAGATTTTCTGGCGATGGCATAGTGCAGTTATAACGAAATCTGCGCGAACGAAAAGTGTGAGTC encodes the following:
- a CDS encoding glucosaminidase domain-containing protein encodes the protein MENVFFLESRGNMIDIIRNLPKDFPKIRNANKRKKLFILGLLPIVEQENLRIREQRNLIKLFLKDDHWPQVGDRKQWLNHAVKRYRINTAIPAKIKQQLLLKVDEIPAPLVIAQAALESGWGTSRFALEGNSLFGQWTFAESTGLVPEEREDGETHRVKAFNNISESVRAYMQNINTHHAYRELRNMRQNMRKQFSPLDSYKLASGLNRYSQMGDRYVRELRSIMNSDVMMRILTQDTED